In Candidatus Epulonipiscium viviparus, one DNA window encodes the following:
- a CDS encoding GNAT family N-acetyltransferase, protein MIILPIANENIHLIPDTTNLDIIGNVEISYLDSTFRYAVNYFSNAQASSFPTSKPKSIFELNENRFGYVYLDDRNYVGHSIVENRFNNTLYIEDFAIHSDYRGKGYAHKLMDFIISNSKYNGISLEVQNTNVVAFLFYMKYGFCIGGFDTLFYENTVQKGDIAIYLYYSI, encoded by the coding sequence ATGATCATATTACCTATAGCAAACGAAAATATACATTTAATTCCAGATACAACAAATTTGGATATTATAGGAAATGTAGAAATCAGTTACTTAGACAGTACTTTTAGATATGCAGTCAATTATTTCAGTAATGCGCAAGCTTCATCTTTTCCTACTTCTAAGCCCAAAAGCATTTTCGAGTTAAATGAAAATCGCTTTGGATACGTATATCTTGATGATAGAAATTATGTCGGACATTCAATTGTAGAAAATCGATTTAATAACACTTTGTATATCGAAGATTTTGCTATACATTCGGATTATCGTGGCAAAGGATATGCGCACAAACTTATGGACTTCATTATAAGCAATTCCAAATATAACGGAATTTCATTAGAAGTTCAAAATACGAACGTGGTTGCGTTTCTATTTTATATGAAATACGGCTTTTGTATTGGTGGATTCGATACACTATTTTATGAGAACACGGTACAAAAAGGCGATATAGCAATATATTTATATTATTCAATTTAA
- a CDS encoding 6-carboxytetrahydropterin synthase yields MRSITTFDLQYAHRFLGFKGEAQYLHGHTGILTIEVEDSINAGVNMVFPCNEIQKTAWAVLKNFDHALVLREDDPLLPAILQVYEDTGIKNGAPQNTMKGPAFKTELATAYPDCRLVVTKESMTVEGFIKIVYELLKDQLNIAKITFSSGVNAASAEFETKNNIDRCPLCGIALNEKGVCPKCGYKK; encoded by the coding sequence ATGAGAAGCATTACAACATTTGACTTGCAATATGCGCATAGATTTCTAGGATTTAAAGGAGAAGCTCAGTATCTACATGGCCACACGGGTATATTAACCATTGAGGTAGAAGATAGCATTAACGCTGGCGTCAATATGGTATTCCCATGTAACGAAATACAAAAAACGGCTTGGGCAGTTCTAAAGAATTTTGATCACGCATTAGTATTAAGAGAAGATGACCCTCTTTTGCCTGCAATTCTTCAGGTTTACGAAGATACAGGCATAAAGAATGGTGCGCCTCAAAACACGATGAAAGGGCCGGCGTTTAAAACCGAACTTGCTACTGCATACCCTGACTGTCGCTTAGTAGTTACAAAAGAATCGATGACTGTTGAAGGTTTTATCAAAATAGTTTATGAGCTGCTAAAGGATCAACTTAATATTGCAAAAATCACGTTTAGTAGTGGTGTAAATGCCGCATCTGCTGAATTTGAAACTAAAAATAATATTGACCGTTGTCCACTTTGTGGTATTGCGCTAAACGAAAAAGGAGTTTGTCCAAAATGTGGCTATAAAAAGTAA
- the rlmD gene encoding 23S rRNA (uracil(1939)-C(5))-methyltransferase RlmD has translation MIKNEEYIVEVIDINANGGGVAKYEGMAVFIPGAVPGDVAKVKIIKVTKSYAVGKLLELVKASEHRAEPPCVYAAKCGGCVAQHIKYEFQLKYKQKQVKDCLERIGKIREVEVLPTIAMENPIHYRNKAQYPIREVDGKIQIGFYAAKSHQVVDIEDCVIGNQKNGVIVDAIRKFLKDNKISIYNEATHKGLARHLVIRNSINFDEAMVCLVINGKKLPHAQDLVERLRAIPGITGILLNHNTAKGNVILAEQTTTLDGRDYIMDKIGELTFKISLLSFFQVNPVQTKVLYDIALGVAALTGSETVLDAYCGIGTISLFLAKEAKRVVGVEAIPQAVANANENAQINGIANVEFVLGNAEDVVLGEKFDVVVVDPPRKGCEEDFLKTIVANAPAKMVYISCDPATLARDVKFMYENGYVVNKVQPVDMFPYTSHVETCVLLSRLTT, from the coding sequence ATGATAAAAAATGAAGAATATATTGTAGAAGTGATAGATATTAATGCCAACGGAGGTGGAGTTGCAAAGTATGAGGGCATGGCGGTTTTTATACCAGGTGCAGTGCCGGGCGATGTGGCTAAAGTAAAAATTATAAAGGTCACAAAAAGTTATGCAGTGGGAAAACTCCTAGAGCTTGTGAAAGCTTCAGAACATAGAGCAGAACCGCCGTGTGTCTATGCTGCTAAATGTGGAGGATGCGTAGCGCAACATATTAAGTATGAGTTTCAGTTAAAATATAAGCAAAAGCAGGTGAAAGATTGTTTAGAACGAATTGGCAAAATTAGGGAGGTAGAAGTGCTTCCTACCATTGCAATGGAAAACCCGATCCATTATCGAAACAAAGCGCAATATCCAATAAGAGAAGTGGATGGCAAAATTCAGATTGGTTTTTACGCAGCAAAGAGTCATCAGGTAGTAGATATTGAGGACTGTGTGATAGGGAATCAAAAGAATGGGGTCATTGTGGATGCGATACGCAAGTTTTTGAAAGATAATAAGATTTCGATCTATAATGAGGCAACTCACAAAGGTTTGGCACGGCATTTGGTAATTCGAAATAGTATAAATTTTGATGAAGCAATGGTGTGTTTGGTTATCAATGGCAAAAAGTTGCCGCATGCACAGGACTTGGTAGAAAGGCTTCGAGCAATCCCAGGGATAACTGGAATATTGCTAAATCACAACACTGCAAAGGGAAATGTGATATTGGCAGAGCAAACAACAACGTTGGATGGAAGAGATTATATTATGGATAAGATTGGCGAGTTGACGTTCAAAATTTCATTGCTATCATTTTTTCAAGTAAATCCAGTTCAAACTAAAGTATTGTATGATATAGCATTGGGTGTTGCGGCATTGACAGGAAGCGAAACAGTGTTAGATGCGTATTGCGGAATAGGAACAATCTCATTATTCTTAGCAAAAGAGGCAAAGAGAGTAGTGGGGGTAGAAGCAATTCCGCAGGCTGTTGCCAATGCGAACGAAAATGCACAGATAAATGGAATAGCAAATGTGGAGTTTGTATTGGGTAATGCAGAAGATGTGGTGTTAGGAGAAAAGTTTGATGTTGTAGTTGTGGACCCTCCTAGAAAAGGATGCGAAGAGGACTTTTTAAAAACTATCGTTGCCAACGCACCTGCAAAGATGGTATATATATCGTGTGACCCCGCGACACTGGCTAGAGATGTAAAATTTATGTATGAGAATGGGTACGTTGTTAATAAGGTGCAGCCGGTTGATATGTTTCCTTATACTTCGCATGTTGAGACGTGCGTGCTTTTATCTCGTCTGACAACCTAA
- a CDS encoding iron-containing alcohol dehydrogenase, whose protein sequence is MNSFELNFNTKIAFGKGVDDKVGETLSRDNVKNALVCYDVVAEKKGLLDKIVKQLQENSINVTLFSDIRSNPELKLVYKAIDICHKNSIDCLVAIGGGSVLDSCKAIAVGAANPDIDIWDCYLGKIPSPPTAIKIAAIPTTAATGSETNPSSVLSNDATAQKRSLFSDASRPAYAFMNPEQLYTLPLMQRNCTVVDIFVHTHERYCASRGENKVSDTCSEGNMKTLLEVGPTFIKETDNYDAASEIMWAGTNAYLSGGLGGKFDWSTHNLGHEISGHYHDKIHATTITTMWGYWAKYVCDANVERFAQFARNVFGVSNCNDKEAATEGIERTINFFKEYNMPTSITELMGRKFTSDEINELVDSCTYNGERKTIGALKPLDKNDILAIYNMANV, encoded by the coding sequence ATGAATAGTTTTGAGCTAAATTTTAATACAAAAATTGCGTTTGGAAAAGGCGTGGATGATAAAGTTGGTGAAACACTTAGCCGCGATAATGTAAAAAATGCACTTGTTTGTTATGATGTTGTTGCCGAGAAAAAAGGTCTTCTTGATAAAATCGTCAAACAACTTCAAGAGAACTCTATAAATGTAACTCTATTTAGTGATATTCGTTCAAATCCAGAACTTAAACTCGTTTATAAAGCTATTGATATTTGCCATAAAAACTCTATTGATTGCCTAGTTGCGATCGGTGGCGGAAGCGTTTTAGACTCCTGCAAAGCAATAGCTGTTGGTGCCGCAAACCCAGATATCGACATTTGGGATTGTTATTTAGGGAAAATTCCATCACCTCCAACAGCAATTAAGATCGCTGCTATTCCCACAACCGCTGCAACTGGAAGCGAAACAAACCCATCATCTGTTTTATCAAATGACGCAACAGCGCAAAAAAGAAGCCTCTTCAGTGATGCTAGCCGCCCAGCTTATGCTTTTATGAATCCCGAACAATTATATACATTACCACTTATGCAAAGAAACTGCACTGTTGTAGATATTTTTGTTCACACACACGAAAGGTATTGCGCTAGCAGAGGAGAAAATAAGGTTTCTGATACTTGCAGCGAAGGCAATATGAAAACTTTGCTCGAAGTAGGACCTACTTTTATCAAAGAAACAGACAATTATGATGCCGCATCAGAAATAATGTGGGCAGGCACCAATGCTTACTTATCTGGCGGACTTGGTGGTAAATTCGACTGGTCTACACACAATCTAGGACATGAAATTTCTGGTCACTATCATGATAAAATTCACGCAACAACTATTACTACTATGTGGGGGTATTGGGCAAAATATGTGTGCGATGCCAATGTAGAAAGATTTGCGCAGTTTGCACGCAATGTTTTTGGAGTTTCTAACTGCAACGACAAAGAAGCCGCAACCGAAGGCATCGAACGCACCATAAACTTTTTCAAAGAATACAATATGCCAACCAGTATTACCGAACTTATGGGCAGAAAATTTACCAGCGATGAAATAAACGAATTGGTAGACAGCTGCACCTATAACGGCGAGCGCAAAACAATCGGCGCATTAAAGCCTCTAGATAAAAATGATATTTTAGCTATTTATAATATGGCCAATGTCTAA
- the deoC gene encoding deoxyribose-phosphate aldolase — MSIERYIDYSPLKPGDKLEDVKAIIKKGVANNYAGVCVRPCDIDIAVELCKDSDTVPCCVLDFPHGTGGLEAKIALTEIYCKKGIKEIDMVMNYGYARSGLWNIVADEIRGVVTKAHEYDAIVKVIFEIGYLTPEEIAKATEVSIECGAEYIKTCTGFFEPVTEEAVAIMLKTANGRAKVKVSGPGIFDYPTAQKFLDMGAHKLGLGYGFADSIYDEARGIASNNAADPNSY; from the coding sequence ATGTCTATTGAACGCTATATTGATTATTCACCATTAAAACCAGGAGATAAACTAGAGGACGTAAAAGCTATTATCAAAAAAGGTGTTGCCAACAATTATGCCGGTGTTTGCGTTAGGCCTTGCGATATAGATATTGCTGTTGAACTTTGTAAAGATTCCGACACTGTACCTTGTTGCGTGCTTGATTTTCCTCATGGAACAGGTGGATTAGAAGCTAAAATTGCTCTTACTGAAATTTATTGTAAAAAAGGCATCAAAGAAATCGACATGGTCATGAACTATGGTTACGCTCGTTCTGGACTTTGGAATATTGTTGCGGATGAAATTCGTGGAGTTGTTACCAAAGCTCATGAATATGATGCCATCGTTAAAGTTATTTTTGAAATTGGATACTTAACACCCGAAGAAATTGCCAAAGCTACCGAAGTTTCTATCGAATGCGGTGCGGAATACATAAAAACTTGCACCGGTTTCTTTGAGCCAGTAACAGAAGAAGCAGTTGCCATCATGTTAAAAACAGCTAACGGTCGCGCAAAAGTTAAAGTTTCTGGACCTGGTATTTTTGATTATCCAACAGCACAAAAATTCCTTGATATGGGTGCGCATAAACTTGGTCTTGGATATGGTTTTGCTGATTCTATTTATGACGAGGCAAGAGGTATTGCCAGCAACAACGCAGCGGATCCAAATTCTTACTAA
- a CDS encoding AEC family transporter, with translation MFEIINMLGPVLPIIVLVILGKILNYKQYILPATIAEIKKFLLNICLPCTLFNMTLFMHIEANSFLMIGLSYVMLCVFLVGGKLCNFIPFLRNKFNPYICSGTGFMLVGMALYTMIYGTDNLEIYSFIGVGNELFVWTVYLVLFKFETSETHKFDLSTAKNIIKSPLILSMVFGMILNLLGVGDLLNSNEIGLGILKSITTLSGLASPLILVTLGYGLTFKAKYLKESMKLVISRLIVMFGLGFLFKFLVIDFFFEPSLILDLSFIGFFVLPPMFTLTLLVEGVSSEEEVEIVNSAIGISTIISIILLIIISFIIPPESIAALANN, from the coding sequence ATGTTCGAAATAATTAATATGTTAGGTCCGGTATTACCTATAATTGTTTTAGTTATTTTAGGAAAAATTCTAAATTACAAGCAATATATTTTGCCAGCAACAATAGCTGAAATAAAAAAATTCTTACTTAATATTTGCTTACCTTGCACACTTTTTAATATGACATTATTCATGCACATCGAAGCTAACTCTTTTTTGATGATCGGTTTAAGTTACGTCATGTTATGTGTATTCCTTGTTGGAGGAAAACTCTGTAATTTTATTCCATTTTTAAGGAATAAATTCAATCCATACATTTGCTCTGGAACAGGATTTATGCTTGTAGGTATGGCGTTATACACTATGATTTATGGTACAGATAATTTAGAAATTTACTCATTTATTGGCGTTGGTAACGAATTGTTTGTATGGACTGTATATCTAGTATTATTTAAATTTGAAACATCAGAAACCCACAAATTTGATTTAAGTACAGCAAAAAATATTATAAAATCACCGCTTATTTTAAGTATGGTTTTTGGTATGATTTTAAATCTCTTAGGCGTTGGAGATCTTCTCAACTCAAACGAAATAGGCTTAGGTATCCTAAAATCAATCACGACTCTTTCTGGTCTTGCATCACCACTTATCTTAGTTACTTTAGGTTATGGACTTACCTTTAAAGCAAAATATCTAAAAGAAAGCATGAAACTTGTGATTTCAAGACTAATTGTTATGTTTGGACTAGGCTTTTTATTCAAATTTTTAGTTATCGATTTCTTCTTTGAACCAAGTCTCATTTTAGATTTATCGTTCATAGGATTCTTCGTGCTTCCTCCAATGTTTACACTTACTTTACTCGTAGAAGGTGTTAGTTCAGAAGAAGAAGTGGAAATCGTAAACAGTGCAATTGGTATTTCCACTATAATCAGTATCATTTTACTTATTATCATATCATTTATCATACCACCAGAAAGTATTGCCGCATTAGCTAATAATTAG
- a CDS encoding nitroreductase family protein, which yields MINIDENKCIGCSKCQKFCPSGLIEIQNKKAIISNTGACILCGHCQAVCPSSAISLLGIDYEDNPAYQNVEYNDIKNLIKSNRSIRRFKENLVEETLIMDILQTLEYTASAKNEQPVKWVLVNGYDNVKEISNISVEYLKQNNLFPGLIEFVKNVRNPITVDAPHLLIAYTEANAVKPYDDCMIKMSMATILMHTKKIGSCYLGFLADFINNSTELKEYLNITKSQTVYSVIGFGYSDEVYSKLPTRKKPTVTII from the coding sequence ATGATTAACATAGATGAAAATAAATGTATCGGATGTTCTAAATGCCAAAAATTTTGTCCAAGTGGACTTATTGAAATCCAAAATAAAAAGGCAATTATTTCAAATACAGGGGCATGTATTTTGTGTGGGCACTGTCAGGCTGTATGTCCCTCTTCTGCTATTTCATTGTTAGGTATTGATTACGAAGATAATCCTGCCTATCAAAATGTCGAGTACAATGATATTAAAAACTTAATCAAAAGCAATCGTTCGATCAGACGTTTTAAAGAAAATCTTGTTGAAGAAACATTAATAATGGATATTTTACAAACTTTAGAATATACTGCAAGTGCCAAAAACGAGCAACCTGTTAAGTGGGTACTCGTAAATGGATATGACAATGTAAAAGAAATTTCTAATATATCGGTAGAATACCTAAAACAGAACAATCTTTTTCCAGGGTTAATTGAATTTGTAAAAAATGTCAGAAACCCGATAACAGTAGACGCACCACATCTTTTAATAGCGTATACTGAGGCAAATGCTGTAAAGCCTTATGATGATTGCATGATTAAAATGAGCATGGCCACTATTCTTATGCACACGAAAAAAATCGGCTCTTGCTATCTTGGCTTTTTGGCAGATTTTATCAATAATTCTACCGAACTAAAGGAATATTTAAACATTACTAAATCGCAAACAGTATATTCGGTGATAGGTTTTGGCTACAGCGATGAAGTATATAGCAAACTCCCAACAAGGAAAAAACCTACTGTTACAATTATATAA
- the ftsZ gene encoding cell division protein FtsZ has product MEMYDVSTSQEARIKVIGVGGGGNNAVDRMITEGLSGVEFITVNTDHQALERSKADTRIQIGEKITRGLGAGANPEVGYQAAEESHEAIYEAIKDTDMLFITAGMGGGTGTGAAPVIAQIAKQEGILTVGVVTKPFTFEGRKRMATAERGIEELIKAVDTLVIIPNDRILDVIEKNTTIEDAFKKADSVLQQGVGGITNLITKPGIINLDFADVRTIMCDKGIAHMGIGQASGENRVDEAIKQATSSPLLDTTIKGAGGVLINITGDSTLAMSELNAGASLVQNDADVDAEIILGTSVNEELKDDIIVTVIATGFVDKEVVPVRLENKKNITNTQSGFKKVETRSSTNSHPRQAYEGTPEIPVFLRNANKR; this is encoded by the coding sequence ATGGAAATGTATGATGTAAGCACAAGTCAAGAAGCGCGTATTAAAGTTATAGGGGTTGGTGGCGGAGGAAATAATGCCGTTGATCGAATGATTACAGAAGGGCTTAGTGGAGTAGAATTTATTACAGTAAATACTGATCACCAAGCACTAGAGAGATCCAAAGCAGATACCAGAATTCAAATTGGCGAAAAAATTACTCGCGGGTTGGGCGCAGGTGCAAATCCGGAGGTAGGGTATCAAGCTGCCGAAGAAAGCCACGAGGCAATCTATGAGGCAATAAAAGATACGGACATGCTATTTATTACTGCAGGAATGGGTGGGGGCACTGGAACTGGAGCAGCACCGGTGATTGCGCAAATTGCAAAGCAAGAGGGTATTTTAACTGTAGGCGTTGTAACGAAGCCGTTTACATTTGAAGGACGCAAGCGAATGGCAACTGCGGAACGCGGAATAGAAGAGTTGATTAAGGCAGTTGACACCCTGGTAATAATTCCGAATGACAGAATTTTAGATGTGATAGAAAAGAATACAACAATAGAAGACGCGTTTAAGAAGGCAGATTCGGTATTACAGCAAGGCGTTGGCGGGATAACTAATTTAATTACGAAGCCGGGGATTATTAACTTAGACTTTGCAGATGTGAGAACTATAATGTGTGACAAAGGCATTGCTCATATGGGAATTGGCCAGGCGAGCGGTGAAAATAGAGTGGATGAGGCAATCAAACAAGCAACTAGTAGTCCTCTTTTAGATACTACAATTAAAGGTGCAGGTGGCGTACTGATCAATATCACAGGTGACTCGACACTTGCAATGTCAGAGTTGAATGCGGGAGCTAGCTTGGTTCAAAATGATGCGGATGTAGATGCAGAAATAATTTTGGGAACATCTGTTAATGAAGAGCTTAAAGATGACATTATTGTTACCGTTATTGCAACAGGATTTGTGGACAAAGAAGTGGTGCCAGTAAGACTTGAAAATAAGAAGAATATTACGAATACACAGTCGGGTTTCAAAAAGGTCGAAACACGTTCGTCAACAAATTCGCATCCGCGTCAAGCATATGAAGGAACTCCAGAGATACCTGTTTTTTTAAGAAATGCCAATAAAAGATAA
- a CDS encoding zinc-dependent alcohol dehydrogenase — MSSKMKAICITAAKQIEIIDQNIPIPGPTDVLIKVATSMLCTWEQRVFLQIMPLPLPFVGGHEFAGEIVAIGSSLREEDFPIGSRCAAALTHNCGVCENCRRADGTRCKYTHDLEYVEGRSGLAEYVLADAKNTYLFPNDISYERIMFTEPLACVITGQDKFNIELGDNVVIQGAGIIGIMHAQVAMLKGAVVTIIERDEQRRQNALDMGICDHALNSEASDLWESVDKITRGKRFEIVINTVAIPSVIAQSIKLCSENGTYLMFGKVFPDEPIAIDINKIQSSNMKLAGTMASENRAFLRAAKILAAGKIKPETALLSELHPITNAQQAFENSLLPTTFRVGFKFFE, encoded by the coding sequence ATGAGTTCCAAAATGAAAGCAATATGCATCACCGCAGCAAAACAAATAGAAATCATCGATCAAAATATACCAATCCCAGGCCCTACCGATGTCCTTATAAAAGTCGCAACATCAATGCTTTGCACTTGGGAACAACGTGTGTTTTTACAAATAATGCCATTGCCATTACCATTTGTTGGCGGCCATGAATTCGCAGGAGAAATCGTTGCTATTGGCTCATCTTTAAGAGAAGAAGATTTTCCTATTGGATCAAGATGCGCGGCAGCACTTACGCATAACTGTGGGGTGTGTGAAAACTGTCGTCGTGCCGATGGAACTAGATGCAAATACACACATGACCTCGAGTATGTGGAAGGGCGTAGTGGTCTTGCAGAATACGTACTTGCTGATGCCAAAAATACGTATTTATTCCCCAATGATATATCTTACGAAAGAATAATGTTTACCGAACCTTTAGCTTGCGTTATCACTGGGCAAGACAAATTTAATATCGAGCTAGGAGATAATGTCGTTATTCAAGGAGCTGGAATTATCGGCATCATGCACGCACAAGTCGCCATGCTTAAAGGTGCGGTTGTCACCATTATCGAGAGAGATGAGCAAAGACGCCAAAATGCACTTGACATGGGAATTTGTGATCATGCTTTAAATTCAGAAGCCTCAGATTTATGGGAAAGTGTTGATAAAATTACACGAGGCAAAAGATTCGAGATTGTAATAAACACTGTGGCAATTCCATCTGTTATCGCCCAAAGCATTAAACTTTGCAGTGAAAATGGAACTTATTTAATGTTCGGCAAAGTATTTCCTGATGAACCTATTGCCATTGATATCAACAAAATCCAAAGCTCCAATATGAAACTTGCCGGCACTATGGCAAGTGAAAACAGAGCATTTTTGAGAGCGGCAAAAATACTTGCAGCTGGCAAAATCAAACCAGAAACAGCTCTTTTATCTGAGCTTCACCCAATCACAAATGCACAGCAAGCCTTTGAAAATTCACTTCTTCCAACAACATTTAGAGTTGGTTTTAAATTTTTTGAATAA
- a CDS encoding nitroreductase family protein — protein MEAIAAITERRSVRRFANNEVSRDLIREIVDVARFYPSWKNSQSARFYIVDDKDKKAKIATEATLGLGHNEKIISGCPALLVLTIKKGLSGTGANGEYVTSKNESWEVFDSGIAAQTFCLAAVDKGIGTVILGVFKEEVVAQICDIPDDEQVSALIALGYPEDDAKKSGVRKDVNEILFFI, from the coding sequence ATGGAAGCTATAGCAGCAATTACTGAAAGAAGAAGCGTTAGGCGTTTTGCAAACAACGAAGTCTCACGAGATCTCATTCGCGAAATAGTAGATGTGGCACGTTTTTATCCCTCATGGAAAAATTCTCAATCAGCAAGATTTTATATTGTAGATGATAAAGATAAAAAAGCCAAAATAGCAACTGAGGCTACGTTAGGATTAGGACATAACGAAAAAATTATATCTGGTTGCCCTGCGCTATTGGTTTTGACAATCAAAAAGGGATTGAGCGGCACCGGTGCAAATGGAGAATATGTAACTAGCAAAAATGAAAGTTGGGAAGTATTTGACTCTGGGATCGCTGCCCAAACATTTTGTCTTGCAGCAGTTGATAAGGGGATAGGCACCGTTATTTTGGGAGTATTCAAAGAGGAAGTCGTTGCGCAGATATGCGATATTCCGGATGATGAGCAGGTTTCGGCACTAATAGCATTGGGGTATCCAGAGGATGATGCCAAAAAATCTGGTGTACGAAAAGATGTAAATGAAATCTTGTTCTTTATATAA
- a CDS encoding SDR family NAD(P)-dependent oxidoreductase — MKNINGKVVFITGGSQGLGASISKRFADEGAKIAIFSIDTALDKKLEAKLQSKTEVLFIKGDTRNSADIKNAMKIILARFGTLDFAINCAGVTGDMHPFVDMPENEYDFVMDVNVKGVFLCMQEELKIMLKNKSGKIVNIGSEATFTAGHPLRSVYCISKHALGGLTRNAAIAYADTGININAIAPGTMLTPLVAAFPKDQQDALANTRPTKRFISIDSVASMAVYLCSDLANDMVGSIVNMDGGKTAM; from the coding sequence ATGAAAAATATTAATGGCAAAGTTGTTTTTATAACCGGAGGCTCACAGGGTTTGGGAGCTAGTATTTCCAAAAGGTTTGCAGATGAGGGCGCTAAGATTGCTATTTTCAGTATTGATACTGCTCTCGATAAAAAATTAGAAGCTAAATTACAGTCGAAAACAGAAGTTCTTTTCATAAAAGGCGACACAAGAAACTCTGCAGATATCAAGAATGCAATGAAAATTATTTTGGCAAGATTTGGAACACTTGACTTTGCTATAAACTGCGCCGGCGTTACTGGTGATATGCATCCATTTGTTGATATGCCAGAAAATGAGTATGACTTTGTTATGGATGTCAATGTAAAAGGTGTTTTTCTTTGTATGCAAGAAGAACTTAAAATCATGCTTAAAAATAAATCAGGAAAAATCGTAAATATTGGTTCAGAGGCTACCTTTACAGCTGGCCACCCTCTGCGTTCAGTTTATTGTATTAGCAAACACGCTTTAGGTGGGTTAACCAGAAACGCCGCCATTGCATATGCCGATACAGGAATTAACATTAACGCTATCGCACCAGGAACTATGCTTACTCCATTGGTCGCAGCTTTTCCGAAAGATCAACAAGACGCGTTAGCTAACACTAGACCTACAAAAAGATTTATTAGTATTGATTCTGTCGCAAGCATGGCTGTATACCTTTGTTCAGATTTAGCAAATGACATGGTAGGCTCCATTGTTAATATGGATGGTGGCAAAACTGCAATGTAA
- a CDS encoding LacI family DNA-binding transcriptional regulator, with protein sequence MTLKDIAVMANVSTATVSRVLNDKNTTAASDSVKQLILKIADENGYVLSTSKNRAHTSEVPKKFLYCLCARPYNESKDDSFYDQVIDGINEYAIQNNYILKRRIELFELEDGTIDILLAADDHSNKNLIAIGRTNKQTELLLQKSFNTIVYVSLNKMRIKFDDNFDQIYCDGYEVCKDAFSYLYNLQHRNIALIGQKDDIRYKGYIDSLQSYNLPYNKNMFINTNSLTLNGGKLAMQQLLEHKTGVTAVLCISDRIAIGAINACYTNGLKIPNDISIIGINDIEMSAFTKPTLSTIHIPLKTMGMLAAQTLINRINKVHTIPLQISVPYYIQERESSSACLK encoded by the coding sequence ATGACTTTAAAAGACATAGCCGTTATGGCAAATGTTTCCACAGCAACAGTATCTCGTGTTTTAAACGATAAAAATACTACTGCTGCTAGTGATAGCGTTAAGCAACTGATATTAAAAATTGCCGATGAAAATGGATATGTTTTATCAACTTCTAAAAATAGGGCACATACCTCTGAAGTGCCCAAAAAATTCCTTTATTGTTTATGCGCAAGACCATATAATGAATCCAAAGACGACAGCTTTTATGATCAAGTTATTGATGGCATCAATGAATACGCTATCCAAAATAACTATATCTTAAAAAGACGCATCGAACTTTTTGAACTCGAAGATGGGACGATAGACATACTTCTTGCCGCAGATGATCATTCTAACAAAAATTTAATAGCAATCGGTCGAACTAATAAACAAACCGAACTTCTTTTGCAAAAATCTTTCAATACAATTGTTTATGTTAGTCTTAATAAAATGCGCATCAAGTTCGATGACAATTTTGATCAAATATACTGCGATGGCTATGAGGTGTGTAAAGATGCCTTTTCATATTTATATAACCTACAACACAGAAACATTGCTCTAATTGGTCAAAAAGATGATATTAGATATAAGGGATATATTGACAGCTTACAAAGCTATAATCTTCCCTACAACAAAAACATGTTTATTAACACTAATTCTCTTACACTCAACGGCGGTAAACTTGCTATGCAACAACTTCTAGAGCACAAAACCGGTGTCACTGCTGTATTATGTATAAGTGATCGTATCGCTATTGGTGCAATTAATGCTTGTTATACGAATGGTCTAAAAATTCCAAATGACATCTCTATCATAGGCATAAACGATATCGAAATGTCGGCCTTCACAAAACCCACTCTCTCCACTATTCATATTCCGCTAAAAACGATGGGAATGCTTGCAGCACAAACTCTAATAAACCGTATAAACAAAGTTCATACAATACCCCTTCAAATATCTGTACCTTATTATATCCAAGAAAGAGAAAGCAGTTCAGCTTGTCTAAAATAA